Proteins co-encoded in one Paraburkholderia edwinii genomic window:
- a CDS encoding ABC transporter ATP-binding protein: MLNPQPVPSYLLQSEAVRTRFERLKAREVILDVRDLGKRFPTAHGEHVALDNINFQTHRREFVCVIGPSGCGKSTLIRILAGLERQTSGDVLIDGKPVDGPGADRGMVFQGYTLFPWLTVKKNVMFGLKMNGLGRTQAEREALQWLDLVGLTKFADVYPHQLSGGMKQRVAIARALANRPRILLMDEPFGALDAQTRAKMQTHLLDIWRNIDVTVLFITHDLDEAIFLADRILVLKANPGEVQELIEVPVPRPRDYAQSMSAEFIATKARLEALIHPPVAAGDAEDDGVKPHMIRMTDVSDNVE, from the coding sequence ATGTTGAATCCGCAACCGGTTCCGTCCTACCTGCTGCAGTCCGAGGCAGTGCGCACGCGTTTCGAGCGTCTCAAGGCGCGCGAAGTGATTCTCGACGTGCGCGATCTCGGCAAGCGTTTCCCGACGGCGCACGGCGAGCATGTCGCGCTCGACAATATCAACTTCCAGACGCACCGGCGCGAGTTCGTTTGTGTGATCGGGCCGTCGGGCTGCGGCAAGTCGACCTTGATCCGCATTCTTGCCGGCCTCGAGCGGCAAACGAGCGGTGACGTGCTGATCGATGGAAAGCCCGTCGACGGGCCCGGCGCCGACCGTGGCATGGTGTTCCAGGGCTACACGCTGTTTCCGTGGCTTACGGTCAAGAAGAATGTGATGTTCGGCCTGAAGATGAACGGGCTCGGCCGTACGCAGGCCGAGCGCGAGGCACTGCAATGGCTCGATCTCGTCGGTCTCACGAAATTCGCCGACGTGTATCCGCACCAGCTGTCGGGCGGCATGAAACAGCGCGTCGCGATCGCGCGCGCACTGGCGAACCGGCCGCGCATTCTGCTGATGGACGAGCCGTTCGGCGCACTCGATGCGCAAACGCGCGCGAAAATGCAGACGCATCTGCTCGATATCTGGCGCAACATCGATGTGACCGTGCTGTTCATCACGCACGATCTCGACGAAGCGATCTTTCTCGCGGACCGGATTCTCGTGCTGAAGGCCAACCCCGGCGAAGTGCAGGAGCTGATCGAAGTGCCGGTGCCGCGGCCCCGCGACTACGCGCAATCGATGTCCGCCGAATTTATCGCGACGAAGGCGCGGCTCGAAGCGCTGATTCATCCGCCGGTGGCCGCGGGCGACGCGGAAGACGACGGCGTGAAGCCGCATATGATTCGGATGACCGATGTATCGGACAACGTTGAATGA
- a CDS encoding DUF3303 domain-containing protein, with translation MKFLVQWNGPPAAQQPAIERFMKTRGLPPDGIKLLGRWHTIGELSGCAIAESDDTAAMAAWMIEWGDVFSFKVTPAITDDELGAALAAAQQAK, from the coding sequence ATGAAATTCCTCGTTCAATGGAACGGCCCGCCGGCCGCTCAACAGCCCGCAATCGAACGCTTCATGAAAACGCGCGGATTGCCGCCGGACGGCATCAAGCTGCTCGGCCGCTGGCATACGATCGGCGAGCTTTCAGGCTGTGCGATCGCCGAATCGGACGACACTGCGGCGATGGCCGCATGGATGATCGAATGGGGCGACGTGTTTTCGTTCAAGGTCACGCCGGCGATCACCGATGATGAACTCGGCGCCGCGCTGGCAGCCGCGCAGCAGGCAAAATAA
- a CDS encoding ABC transporter permease: MTADAHAAAPNNASAVASADAHAAATSVAASAAKRGGSSVASSATKRRSGTDWFAVRRELSTKSRWTLGIGSFVLPLLVWCIVSYVPFVWHPQMLIENPGSVDYFQPGMRIDKATFNDELQTARAKHAALPTGIAVNPVYLPAPHEVLRAFYTAFTTPPASRDGPWLHESLWHSIQVIFWGFVISSAIGVPLGIVCGTYSALARLQEPFIEFFRYLPAPAFGALMVAVLGIYDGPKIAIIVIGTFFQQVLIVANTTRKLDYALFEAAMTLGTKKLKLLTHVVIPGILPDLYRDQRILLGWAWTYLIVAELVGTSSGITWYITQQARYEHFDNVYAAIMMIGIIGLGTDIVLAYFGRKLFPWDRTLKA, translated from the coding sequence ATGACAGCCGATGCACATGCCGCCGCACCCAATAATGCGAGCGCGGTTGCAAGCGCCGATGCACACGCCGCCGCAACGTCGGTTGCGGCCTCAGCTGCAAAGCGGGGTGGCAGCTCAGTTGCCAGCTCAGCTACCAAGCGCCGCTCCGGCACCGACTGGTTCGCGGTGCGCCGCGAACTGTCGACGAAAAGCCGCTGGACGCTCGGCATCGGCTCGTTTGTGCTGCCGCTTCTGGTCTGGTGCATCGTCAGCTATGTGCCGTTCGTCTGGCATCCGCAGATGCTGATCGAGAACCCCGGCAGCGTCGACTATTTTCAGCCGGGCATGCGCATCGACAAGGCGACCTTCAACGACGAACTGCAAACCGCGCGCGCGAAACATGCTGCCCTGCCGACGGGCATCGCGGTGAATCCCGTCTATCTGCCGGCGCCGCATGAAGTGCTGCGCGCGTTCTACACGGCATTCACGACGCCGCCCGCATCGCGCGACGGCCCGTGGCTGCACGAAAGCCTATGGCACAGCATCCAGGTGATTTTCTGGGGCTTCGTGATCTCGTCGGCGATCGGCGTGCCGCTTGGCATCGTGTGCGGCACGTATAGCGCGCTCGCGCGGCTGCAGGAGCCGTTTATCGAGTTCTTCCGCTATCTGCCGGCACCCGCGTTCGGCGCGCTGATGGTCGCGGTGCTCGGCATCTATGACGGGCCGAAAATCGCAATCATCGTGATCGGCACGTTCTTCCAGCAGGTGCTGATTGTGGCGAACACGACCCGCAAGCTCGACTACGCGCTCTTCGAAGCCGCGATGACGCTCGGCACAAAGAAGCTGAAGCTGCTCACGCATGTGGTGATTCCGGGCATCCTGCCGGACCTGTATCGCGATCAGCGCATTCTGCTCGGTTGGGCGTGGACCTATCTGATTGTCGCGGAACTGGTCGGCACGAGTTCGGGCATCACGTGGTACATCACCCAGCAGGCACGCTACGAACACTTCGACAACGTGTACGCGGCGATCATGATGATCGGCATTATCGGGCTCGGCACGGACATCGTGCTCGCGTATTTCGGCCGCAAGCTGTTTCCGTGGGACCGCACGCTCAAAGCGTAA
- the uvrA gene encoding excinuclease ABC subunit UvrA has translation MASHGTTIRIRGARQHNLKNVDLDLRTGEMTVVTGPSGSGKSSLVFDTLYAEGQRRYVETFSAYARQFLDRMDRPQVDRVDGVPPAIAIDQTNPVRSSRSTVGTMTELNDHLKLLYARAAELFDRKTAQQVRHDTPETIYAELAARTEGDDPRVVVTFPVELPESASETEVEQWLSASGYTRVQAQREVESATGPRKVLDVVADRFRLHQVDKARVVEAIEASLKRGGGRVSIYVLNEAKEAQEANGGAAEAPAPQIWRFSTGLHNPDSDLRYADPQPALFSFNSAYGACDTCRGFGRVIGVDLGLVIPDERKTLRGGAIKPMQTPAWKECQDDLMRYAAKANIRRDTRWSELTDEERDWVINGSPDWDGEWQRQWYGVKRFFGYLESKAYKMHIRVLLSKYRSYTPCETCGGARLKLESLLWRLGTKPNADAVLDPAQRFMPRGATWTRAQLEALPGLTVHDLMLLPIERIRRFFDEITLPSALLDDALKLLLAEVRTRLKYLCDVGLGYLTLDRQSRTLSGGEVQRINLTTALGTSLTKTLFVLDEPSIGLHPRDLNRIVEAMQRLRDAGNTLVVVEHDPSVMLAADRLIDMGPGPGERGGSIIFDGAPQAIRSAGTLTGEYLGGRKHVADAAHWSRRPVDASTPRIVLEGAREHNLRDVDVEIPLQRLVCVTGVSGSGKSTLVQDVLYPALARYLGKATETPGAHRSLSGAEQISDAVFVDQSPIGKTTRSNPASYVGAFDEIRKLFAKAPLAAQRGYGAGVFSFNSGDGRCPTCGGSGFEHIEMQFLSDVYLRCPDCDGRRYRPEILEVKIERGARALSVADVLELTVNEAVEFFSADAEVLRVLQPIVDVGLEYVKLGQPVPTLSGGEAQRLKLAGFLAETAQSGSARNKKDTGAKRLFMFDEPTTGLHFDDIAKLMQAFGKLLAGGHSLIVIEHNLDVIRAADWLIDLGPEGGDGGGLVLCAGTPEDVKQCAGSHTGAALVQYDAAMGRAIEPAEAATEGVPLQATLAAARARRAVEGEDVVRIVNAREHNLKALDVDIPHGRFNVITGVSGSGKSTLAFDILFHEGQRRYLESLNAYARSIVQPAGRPEVDAVYGIPPTVAIEQRLSRGGRKSTVATTSEVWHFLRLLYVKLGLQHCIHDGTPVTSQSIESIAAQLLRDHKGQHVGMLAPLVVNRKGVYTDLAKWAKARGNTHLRVDGEFVPVDPWPKLDRFREHTIELPVGDLVVSADNEAELRRLLEQTLEAGKGVMHLLAPLDGLQRAMGNGGTARVGEIKVLSTKRACPVCGTSYPELDPRMFSYNSKHGWCTTCVGTGLALTREQRAAYDDTVLVDDNRGREQTLPSDEQEPEGVGDEPCPDCHGTRLNPTARAVTFDAQPIVDVAQWTVSDTRRWIDGLRLKGREAEIARDVVSEIASRLQFLEEVGLGYLSLDRAAPSLSGGEAQRIRLAAQLGSNLQGVCYVLDEPTIGLHPRDNQILLNALRKLGDKGNTLVVVEHDEDTIRRADHIIDIGPGAGKRGGTLVAQGGVSDLSARPDSLTGRFLAQPIPHPLQARRPVVAPAAASGKRAATAAVPEQWLTVHGGKLHNLRGVTVGIPLGRLVAVTGVSGSGKSTLARDVLMTNLLDAVGRSVLSSPATRRARKAAQADEPQTNRRASVLARSAPRPALNVTHAWQGCESITGWEAIDRVLEVDQTPIGKTPRSCPATYIGVWDTIRRLFADTLEARARGYTASRFSFNTGDGRCPACEGQGVRTIGMSFLPDVKVPCDVCHGQRFNPETLAVTWRGKNIGDVLTMEIDEAVEFFASMSNIAHPLQLMKDVGLGYLTLGQPSPTLSGGEAQRIKLVTELSKVRDDITRRGQKAPHTLYVLDEPTVGLHMADVAKLIRVLHRLADGGHSVVVIEHDLDVIAEADWIIDLGPEGGVGGGTIVAATDPEGLVKVRASHTGQALAPVLARGGAVLRESVEAGQVGAA, from the coding sequence TTGGCATCTCACGGAACAACGATCCGCATTCGCGGAGCCCGTCAGCACAACCTCAAAAACGTCGACCTCGACCTGCGCACCGGAGAGATGACGGTCGTGACCGGGCCGTCCGGGTCGGGCAAGTCGAGCCTCGTATTCGACACGCTGTACGCCGAAGGCCAGCGCCGCTACGTCGAAACCTTTAGCGCCTACGCGCGCCAGTTCCTCGATCGGATGGACCGGCCGCAGGTCGATCGCGTCGACGGCGTGCCGCCGGCCATTGCGATCGATCAGACGAATCCCGTGCGCAGCTCGCGCTCGACGGTCGGCACGATGACCGAGCTGAACGACCACCTGAAGCTGCTGTACGCGCGCGCGGCGGAACTGTTCGACCGCAAGACCGCGCAGCAGGTGCGGCACGATACGCCGGAAACGATCTACGCCGAACTTGCCGCGCGCACGGAAGGCGACGATCCGCGCGTCGTCGTCACGTTTCCGGTCGAACTGCCGGAAAGCGCGAGCGAGACGGAAGTCGAGCAATGGTTGTCCGCGAGCGGCTATACGCGCGTGCAGGCTCAGCGCGAGGTCGAGTCGGCGACGGGACCGCGCAAGGTGCTCGATGTCGTCGCGGACCGGTTTCGCTTGCATCAGGTCGACAAAGCACGCGTCGTCGAAGCGATCGAAGCGTCGCTCAAGCGCGGCGGCGGCCGCGTGAGCATCTATGTGCTGAACGAAGCGAAGGAGGCACAGGAGGCGAACGGCGGCGCGGCTGAAGCGCCGGCGCCGCAAATCTGGCGCTTCTCCACCGGCCTGCACAATCCCGATAGCGACCTGCGCTACGCGGATCCGCAGCCGGCGCTGTTCTCGTTCAATTCCGCGTACGGCGCGTGCGACACCTGCCGCGGTTTTGGCCGCGTGATCGGCGTCGATCTCGGCCTCGTGATTCCCGACGAACGCAAGACGCTGCGCGGCGGCGCGATCAAGCCGATGCAGACGCCCGCCTGGAAAGAGTGCCAGGACGATCTGATGCGCTATGCGGCGAAGGCGAATATCCGCCGCGACACGCGCTGGTCCGAGCTCACTGATGAAGAGCGCGACTGGGTCATCAACGGCTCGCCGGACTGGGACGGCGAGTGGCAGCGTCAGTGGTACGGCGTCAAACGCTTTTTCGGGTATCTCGAATCGAAGGCGTACAAGATGCACATCCGCGTGCTGCTGTCGAAGTACCGCAGCTACACACCGTGCGAGACCTGCGGCGGCGCGCGTCTGAAGCTCGAATCGTTGTTGTGGCGGCTCGGCACGAAGCCGAATGCCGACGCCGTGCTCGACCCGGCGCAGCGTTTCATGCCGCGCGGCGCCACCTGGACGCGCGCACAGCTCGAGGCGCTGCCGGGCCTCACGGTGCACGACCTGATGCTGCTGCCGATCGAGCGCATTCGCCGTTTCTTCGACGAAATCACGCTGCCGAGCGCGCTGCTCGACGATGCCCTGAAGCTGCTGCTCGCCGAAGTGCGCACGCGTCTCAAATACCTGTGCGACGTCGGCCTCGGCTACCTGACGCTCGACCGGCAAAGCCGCACGCTGTCCGGCGGCGAAGTGCAGCGGATCAACCTGACCACGGCGCTCGGCACATCGCTCACCAAGACCTTGTTCGTGCTCGACGAGCCGAGCATCGGCCTGCATCCGCGCGACCTCAATCGCATCGTCGAAGCGATGCAGCGCTTGCGCGACGCAGGCAATACGCTCGTCGTGGTCGAGCACGATCCGTCGGTGATGCTCGCGGCGGACCGCCTGATCGATATGGGCCCGGGGCCCGGCGAGCGTGGTGGTTCGATTATTTTCGATGGTGCGCCGCAGGCCATCCGTTCAGCCGGCACGCTGACCGGCGAGTACCTCGGTGGCCGCAAGCACGTGGCCGATGCCGCGCACTGGTCGCGCCGGCCCGTTGATGCGAGCACGCCGCGCATCGTGCTCGAAGGCGCGCGCGAGCACAATCTGCGCGACGTCGATGTGGAAATACCGTTGCAGCGGCTTGTCTGCGTGACGGGCGTGTCGGGCTCCGGCAAGTCGACCCTCGTGCAGGACGTGCTGTATCCGGCGCTCGCGCGCTATCTCGGCAAGGCGACCGAAACGCCGGGCGCGCATCGTTCCCTGTCGGGCGCGGAGCAGATCAGCGACGCGGTGTTCGTCGATCAATCGCCGATCGGCAAGACCACGCGTTCGAATCCGGCCAGCTACGTCGGCGCGTTCGACGAGATCCGCAAGCTGTTCGCGAAGGCGCCGCTCGCCGCACAGCGCGGTTATGGAGCGGGCGTGTTCAGCTTCAACTCGGGCGACGGCCGTTGCCCGACCTGCGGCGGCTCGGGCTTCGAGCATATCGAAATGCAGTTCCTGAGCGACGTTTATCTGCGTTGTCCCGATTGCGATGGCCGGCGTTACCGGCCCGAGATCCTCGAAGTGAAGATCGAGCGCGGCGCGCGCGCGTTGAGCGTGGCCGATGTGCTCGAGCTGACGGTCAACGAAGCGGTCGAGTTCTTCTCCGCTGATGCCGAAGTGCTACGTGTATTACAGCCGATCGTCGACGTCGGCCTTGAATACGTGAAGCTCGGCCAGCCGGTGCCGACCCTGTCGGGCGGTGAAGCGCAGCGTCTGAAGCTGGCGGGCTTTCTCGCGGAAACCGCGCAGTCGGGCAGCGCACGCAATAAAAAGGACACGGGCGCGAAGCGTCTTTTCATGTTCGACGAGCCGACCACGGGCCTGCATTTCGACGATATCGCGAAGCTGATGCAGGCCTTCGGCAAGCTGCTCGCGGGCGGCCACTCGCTGATCGTAATCGAGCACAACCTCGATGTGATTCGCGCGGCCGACTGGCTGATCGATCTCGGCCCCGAGGGCGGGGACGGCGGCGGCCTCGTGCTGTGCGCGGGTACGCCGGAAGACGTGAAACAATGCGCGGGCTCGCACACGGGCGCGGCGCTCGTGCAGTACGACGCGGCGATGGGGCGCGCGATCGAGCCGGCCGAAGCGGCAACCGAAGGCGTGCCGCTGCAGGCGACGCTCGCCGCCGCACGCGCGCGCCGAGCGGTCGAGGGCGAGGACGTCGTGCGTATCGTCAATGCGCGCGAGCACAATTTGAAGGCGCTCGACGTCGATATTCCGCATGGGCGCTTCAATGTGATTACCGGCGTGTCGGGCTCCGGAAAATCGACGCTCGCGTTCGACATCCTGTTCCACGAGGGGCAGCGCCGTTACCTCGAATCGCTGAACGCCTACGCGCGCTCGATCGTGCAACCGGCGGGGCGCCCTGAAGTGGACGCGGTGTATGGCATTCCGCCGACTGTCGCGATCGAGCAGCGGCTCTCGCGCGGCGGCCGCAAAAGCACCGTCGCGACCACGTCCGAGGTTTGGCACTTCCTGCGTCTGCTGTATGTGAAGCTCGGTTTGCAGCATTGCATTCACGATGGCACGCCGGTCACCTCGCAAAGCATCGAGTCGATTGCGGCGCAATTGCTGCGCGATCACAAGGGGCAGCACGTCGGCATGCTGGCGCCGCTCGTCGTGAACCGCAAGGGCGTTTATACCGACCTCGCGAAGTGGGCGAAGGCGCGCGGCAATACGCACTTGCGCGTCGACGGCGAGTTCGTGCCGGTCGACCCGTGGCCGAAGCTCGATCGCTTCCGCGAACATACGATCGAACTGCCGGTCGGCGATCTCGTTGTGTCGGCCGATAACGAGGCGGAACTGCGGCGTCTGCTCGAACAGACACTCGAAGCGGGCAAGGGCGTGATGCATCTGCTCGCGCCGCTCGACGGATTGCAGCGGGCGATGGGCAACGGCGGCACGGCGCGAGTCGGCGAGATCAAGGTGCTGTCGACCAAACGCGCCTGCCCGGTGTGCGGCACCAGTTACCCCGAACTCGATCCGCGCATGTTCTCGTACAACAGCAAGCACGGTTGGTGTACGACTTGCGTCGGCACCGGGCTTGCGCTGACGCGCGAGCAGCGCGCCGCTTACGACGACACGGTGCTCGTCGACGACAACCGTGGCCGCGAGCAGACGCTGCCGTCCGACGAGCAGGAGCCCGAAGGTGTCGGCGACGAACCGTGTCCGGATTGCCATGGCACGCGGCTGAACCCGACGGCGCGCGCGGTGACGTTCGACGCGCAGCCGATCGTCGATGTCGCGCAGTGGACGGTGTCGGATACGCGGCGCTGGATCGATGGGCTGCGACTCAAGGGGCGCGAGGCGGAGATCGCGCGCGACGTCGTCAGCGAGATTGCGAGCCGGCTGCAGTTTCTCGAGGAAGTCGGGCTCGGCTATCTGAGTCTCGATCGCGCGGCGCCGAGTCTGTCGGGCGGGGAAGCGCAGCGGATCCGTCTTGCCGCGCAACTGGGCAGCAACCTGCAGGGCGTCTGCTATGTGCTCGACGAACCGACTATCGGCCTGCATCCGCGCGACAACCAGATTCTGCTGAACGCGCTGCGCAAGCTCGGCGACAAGGGCAATACGCTGGTTGTCGTCGAACACGATGAAGATACGATCCGGCGCGCGGATCACATCATCGATATCGGGCCGGGCGCGGGCAAGCGTGGCGGTACTTTGGTGGCGCAAGGCGGCGTGAGCGATCTTTCGGCGCGGCCCGATTCGCTGACCGGCCGTTTTCTCGCCCAGCCGATTCCGCATCCGCTGCAGGCGCGGCGGCCCGTCGTGGCTCCGGCTGCGGCATCGGGCAAGCGCGCGGCCACGGCCGCGGTGCCCGAGCAATGGCTCACCGTGCATGGCGGCAAGCTGCACAACCTGCGCGGCGTGACGGTCGGCATTCCGCTCGGACGCCTCGTCGCGGTGACGGGCGTGAGCGGCTCCGGCAAGTCCACGCTCGCGCGCGATGTGCTGATGACCAACCTGCTCGATGCGGTCGGCCGCTCGGTGCTGTCGTCGCCGGCCACGCGTCGTGCGCGCAAGGCCGCGCAGGCGGACGAGCCGCAGACGAACCGGCGTGCGAGCGTGCTCGCGCGCAGCGCGCCGCGGCCGGCGCTGAACGTCACGCACGCGTGGCAGGGTTGTGAATCGATCACCGGTTGGGAAGCGATCGATCGCGTGCTCGAAGTCGATCAGACGCCGATCGGCAAGACGCCGCGTTCGTGTCCGGCCACCTATATCGGCGTATGGGACACGATCCGGCGGCTTTTTGCCGATACGCTCGAAGCGCGTGCGCGCGGCTACACCGCCTCGCGCTTTTCGTTCAACACCGGCGACGGCCGCTGCCCCGCGTGCGAAGGGCAGGGCGTGCGCACGATCGGCATGAGCTTCCTGCCGGACGTGAAGGTGCCGTGCGACGTTTGTCACGGCCAGCGCTTCAATCCGGAGACGTTGGCGGTCACATGGCGCGGCAAGAACATCGGCGACGTGCTGACGATGGAGATCGACGAAGCAGTCGAATTCTTCGCATCGATGTCGAACATCGCGCATCCGCTGCAACTGATGAAGGATGTTGGGCTCGGCTACCTGACGCTCGGCCAGCCGTCGCCGACGCTATCGGGCGGCGAGGCGCAGCGTATCAAGCTCGTCACCGAACTCTCGAAGGTGCGCGACGACATCACGCGGCGCGGCCAGAAGGCGCCGCATACGCTGTATGTGCTCGACGAACCGACGGTTGGCCTGCATATGGCCGATGTCGCGAAGCTGATTCGCGTGCTGCACCGGCTCGCCGATGGCGGGCATAGCGTGGTCGTGATCGAGCACGATCTCGATGTGATCGCTGAGGCGGACTGGATTATCGATCTCGGTCCGGAAGGTGGTGTCGGCGGTGGGACGATTGTGGCGGCGACGGACCCCGAAGGGCTCGTCAAGGTGCGGGCAAGCCATACGGGGCAGGCGCTCGCGCCGGTGCTGGCGCGAGGTGGCGCGGTGCTGCGGGAATCGGTCGAAGCGGGGCAGGTTGGGGCGGCGTGA
- the atzF gene encoding allophanate hydrolase, with product MQVTAQPAVPQAPLTVASLRAQYRARTLTPAQLVEMIAARTAGDDPHHVWIRPLSRDEMMRYVEALADKDPGSLPLYGIPFAIKDNIDLAGVPTTAGCPAYAYTPQKSAAVVQRLIAAGAIPVGKTNLDQFATGLSGQRSPHGACRNALDPRYASGGSSSGSAVAVALGLAAFSLGTDTAGSGRVPAAFHGLVGLKPTKGVLSTLGVVPACKSLDCVSIFAHTAHDAEHVFEVARGIADGDPYARAWTPPVSLSSSSAAQPAQAPLTQRDDTPTLRGVRFGVPRPAQLEFFGDTSYAQAFEAALARLRDAGAQVVEIDFEPFLDAARLLYEGPFVAERLAAIKPFFEQHADALHPVIRTIVGGAAKWSAADLFAAQDRLAELRMRADPVWQQIDAIFMPTSATTATVDELEADPIRVNSRFGYYTNFVNLLDLSALAVPAGVCTIGTHSGLPFGVTFVGRAHEDAGLLRLAYAWLGEEVESKVSLAPVSVSADLAPSAAVSESPAASASSSSASMSSESSASVSAARSPDSIRVAVVGAHLRGEPLNAQLTERGAHLIEATTTAPAYRLYALPAAASGGVAKPGLVRVRDGGAPIAVEVWDMPLAAYGSFVALVPAPLGIGTLTLADGSTVQGFLCETIALEGADDITSFGGWRAYRASLATR from the coding sequence GTGCAAGTAACCGCTCAACCCGCTGTACCGCAAGCGCCGCTGACGGTCGCATCGCTGCGGGCGCAATATCGCGCGCGCACGCTGACGCCGGCGCAACTGGTCGAGATGATCGCCGCGCGCACGGCCGGCGACGATCCGCATCATGTCTGGATCCGTCCGCTTTCGCGCGACGAGATGATGCGCTACGTCGAAGCGCTGGCGGACAAGGATCCGGGATCGCTGCCGCTCTACGGCATTCCGTTCGCGATCAAGGACAACATCGATCTGGCCGGTGTGCCAACCACTGCCGGTTGCCCGGCATACGCGTACACGCCGCAGAAAAGCGCGGCGGTGGTCCAACGGCTGATCGCGGCCGGCGCGATTCCGGTCGGCAAGACCAATCTCGATCAGTTCGCGACGGGCCTGTCCGGACAGCGCTCGCCGCACGGCGCATGCCGTAACGCGCTCGATCCGCGCTATGCATCGGGCGGATCGAGTTCCGGCTCCGCGGTAGCGGTGGCGCTCGGGCTTGCGGCGTTTTCGCTCGGCACCGATACGGCAGGCTCGGGCCGGGTGCCGGCGGCGTTTCATGGGCTCGTCGGTTTGAAGCCGACCAAGGGCGTGCTGAGCACGCTCGGTGTCGTGCCCGCCTGCAAGTCGCTCGATTGCGTGTCGATCTTCGCGCATACGGCGCATGACGCAGAGCACGTGTTCGAGGTCGCGCGCGGTATCGCGGACGGCGATCCGTATGCGCGTGCGTGGACGCCGCCGGTGTCGCTATCTTCATCGTCGGCTGCACAGCCGGCGCAGGCGCCGCTCACGCAACGTGACGATACGCCGACGCTGCGCGGTGTGCGCTTCGGCGTGCCGCGCCCAGCGCAACTCGAATTCTTCGGCGACACGTCGTACGCGCAGGCTTTCGAAGCGGCGTTGGCGCGCTTGCGCGATGCCGGCGCGCAGGTGGTCGAGATCGACTTCGAACCGTTTCTCGACGCTGCGCGTCTGCTCTATGAAGGACCGTTCGTCGCCGAGCGGCTTGCGGCAATCAAGCCGTTCTTCGAGCAGCATGCGGACGCGTTGCATCCGGTGATCCGCACGATTGTCGGCGGTGCGGCGAAGTGGAGTGCAGCGGACCTGTTCGCGGCGCAGGACAGGCTCGCCGAACTGCGCATGCGAGCCGATCCGGTGTGGCAGCAGATCGACGCGATCTTTATGCCGACATCCGCGACGACGGCAACGGTCGACGAACTCGAGGCCGATCCGATTCGGGTCAATTCGCGCTTCGGTTACTACACGAACTTTGTGAATCTGCTCGATCTGTCCGCGCTCGCGGTGCCGGCCGGCGTTTGTACGATCGGCACGCACAGCGGGCTGCCGTTCGGTGTGACGTTCGTCGGCCGTGCGCATGAGGACGCCGGGTTGCTGCGGCTTGCGTATGCATGGCTTGGCGAAGAGGTTGAGTCGAAAGTGTCTTTGGCGCCGGTTTCGGTGTCGGCAGACCTGGCACCTTCAGCGGCGGTCTCGGAATCGCCCGCAGCGTCTGCGTCTTCGTCATCGGCTTCGATGTCGTCTGAGTCGTCCGCATCTGTTTCTGCGGCGCGATCGCCCGACTCGATTCGCGTCGCCGTCGTCGGCGCGCATCTGCGCGGCGAGCCGCTCAATGCGCAACTCACGGAACGCGGCGCGCACCTCATCGAGGCGACGACCACTGCGCCGGCCTACCGGCTCTATGCGCTGCCCGCTGCGGCAAGCGGCGGCGTTGCGAAGCCGGGGCTTGTTCGCGTACGCGATGGCGGTGCGCCGATCGCCGTCGAAGTATGGGACATGCCGCTTGCCGCATACGGCAGTTTCGTCGCGCTCGTGCCAGCGCCGCTTGGCATCGGCACGCTGACGCTCGCGGACGGCAGCACGGTGCAGGGCTTTCTGTGTGAGACGATCGCACTTGAAGGCGCAGATGACATCACGTCGTTCGGCGGCTGGCGTGCGTATCGCGCGAGCCTCGCCACACGATGA